A region of the Amphiprion ocellaris isolate individual 3 ecotype Okinawa chromosome 22, ASM2253959v1, whole genome shotgun sequence genome:
tgtttgtgtgtggatgtgtgcagCTCTATTCAATATCTATAATTACGTTGATATTAATTTATTTGACCTGAGTGGGTTGGGTTTATCATGAGTGGGATTTTAATCAGAAAATCATAAACTAACGGGGGGATGAAATTAAATGTCAACCCactgtttttctccatttttcctgAAAGCTCATCAGAGGCCAAACAAGTTCACAAGCAACTTTTCTGCCCTACGGCAAGCCTGAGGGGACATACCATCTCTAACACAGAAAGCAAAGGgataataaacattaaaacatagaCTGCATTAGAAAAAATACACGTGTAACGCACAATTATTCTAACAACACacgaaaaaataaaaatacataaattcaaCCCCGATTGAATTACAAGACAAATTAATATGCGACACTGAACCATCACCAaatatttatacacacacatatatatatataacacaCATATAGTGTcatgtgcaaaataaaagcatataaaGTTACTAAAagggcagcagcaaaatgaaataatgtacaacAGGGTAGCTTTACTGTTAGAAAACCAGATTACAAAACCGCACGTTTTGTAACGTCGTGGCTGAAAACGTGACGGCAGCAGCAGCCGGAGAGACGGAGACCGATAGGACCAGAGCACGAAGCTCCCTGATACGGAGCTCTTTTCGGTGTTTATAATAATATTTGCTGTTACAAAAGGAAACTAAACAAACATGTCTACCTCCAGAACAGTTATATGTTTGCTGAGAAACGACCTGCGTCTCCACGACAACGAGGTAAGACTGAGAATGTGTTCAAAGAAAACATCCGAGGTTGTGTTTAACGTTAGCATCTTGCTACTGAGCTAGCTTAACTTCATCATATGTATCTGGTTGACTTTATGTGATCAGCATTTTCTTTATTACTGAAATTATAGCAGCCTTTTAAGCATGTTAATATTTACGTTTGCACTCGAGCGTTAAGTTAGACAACAGCGGTCAAAACAGTACTTCCTCTGGGAAGGAGCCTTTAGAATAAAAGCCCCCTTTTCAAAGTTaaataaccagaaaaaaatggaaatcgtaaaaaatacaaaagattaTATGTCAACATATCCTTTTTGCGTTCatgcattttattcatatattgtaattttatgtcaGTACAAATCATTGTTAGTTATTTATCTTCatgtagcacatttaaaacaaatgcaaGTGCTTTCCAATGGAGAAATAAGATTGTTACAAATTTACAGAACAAGTGTAATATAAAGGTTAGGACCCTaccattttacttttttgtgactaatttaaatattattttaacataCGCAATCATagcagcttcagtaaaaagctaCTGAgcttctgtttttggtttttgaacGTGCTTCACCTTTCATCCAAGaggtttcttcttttaaaactgACTGATAGGGGGTTTCAGATGTATACAACCACCCCTACCCCTAACTCACTGACAGTATACATCTAAAACTCAGTTAGTCAGTTCGAACTAAAAGAAACCTCTCGGATGAGTAGTGAAACGTCTttgaaaaccaaaaacagaagtcCAGTTGTGTTTCACTAAAGCCTTAGGATTACCATGTCTGAGAATCTACACTAACTTAACataagatgaagaaaaaaacacatgcttTCAGTCATGCTAATTCAGATTTTGTGACTTCTGGTTATAGTTTTCACGGTCAAAAATGGAAATTGTCTCCTCCAAAAAGTAGCAAAAGAACATCTATACCTTTGAAAATATTCATGAGACCTTGTCCTTGCAAAGTCTACACAACGGGCCTTGAACACTCATAattttgtttggattttattGGAGTGTTTAAATCATTACTGTATCCCCTAAAAGACATGACAAAAGTCTTATAACAATGCaacaaattatgtttaaaaaataggaTGTTTTGAAGCAGTAAAAATTCACACAAGATGGCCAGAAACATTGTTTGAGTCAGCATTATTTTTTGCATAACCTGTAAGATGATCAGGACATAATAAGAAGACGTCTGTCTTCAGTCTAGCTATTACTAAATGACTTTGAATTCTGCAAAAGAGCTGTCCATTACAACCATAAGAAAGTAAAGTATGGCTCCACCAAGAACCACAAAGGAAGAGGTATAAAACAGTGGTCACAGTGGTAAAACAATGATTCCTAAAGCTGCGTTTCATTACTTTCAGACTACCTGAAACATCATAGTTATATAAAGATTCATGTGTTTTGGACACATGCTCTTTTATGTGTTTGCTGTCACTTTTTCTAATGAGATTTAGTTATGATCCTGACTCTGTTCTTTTCTCGACATGCAGCTTTTCCACTGGGCTCAGAGAAATGCTGAGTACATAGTCCCACTGTACTGCTTCGACCCCAGACATTATGTGGGAACTTACAACTACAACCTGCCAAAGACGGGGCCTTTCCGTCTGCGCTTCTTACTGGAGAGTATCAGAGACCTCAGGAACACACTCCTCAACAAGGGCAGGTAATTCAAATGGCATCTACTGGCTGATCCTGCATGTTACTTCAGTTTCTTCTACTTTAGATTTACATTGCAGACTGTTTCGACAGCCCACCTCCTTCTTTTGTTACGATGTTGAAGAACTACTATCTATTTACAGAGTGTATAAGTGATAACACGCTTTTATGCCGAGTTATAGTCACACATTTACTCAGTGCAAACCTTGTCATCAGCTTTCTAGGATTTAATTGTGTTACAGGATCAGGACACACCTGCACTCACAGGGGTTATGTTTACATTAACATGACTGCTGTGCTCCCATCACTTTTTCCGCTCAACTAGCCCTCTACCCAGGATGCAGCTTGCCTAGCATGGTGTGAACCGAGACttgcatgtgtttttatttttttttgtgacagcaATCTCGTGGTGAGACGGGGTAAACCAGAGGAGGTAGTCGCTGACCTCATCAAGCAACTGGGCTCTGTCAGCAGTGTGGCCTTCCACGAAGAGGTAGTTTTATGTAGCCTTTCTCTTATTTGGATTAATAATGGCCACTTCATCTTGTGATTCAGGCATGTTTTGTGTTCGTGTTCCAGGTTACTTCAGAAGAGCTGAATGTGGAGAAAAAGGTGAAGGAAGTCTGTGCAAAGATGAAGGTCAGAGTTCACACCTGCTGGGGCTCCACACTGTACCACAGAGATGATCTTCCCTTCAACCACATGTCTAGGTGAGAGGGGACAATTTCTGCTTTACATGCATTTTTGATTCTTGCAGTTTGCTCGAGTTTCTAACATTTAGTCCGTGTTTTTTAGGCTGCCTGATGTGTACACTCAGTTCAGAAAGGCAGTGGAGGCCCAGAGCAGGGTGAGGCCTGTGTTCCCGAGTCCCGACAAGCTGAATCCACTTCCCTCAGGGCTGGAGGAAGGAGCCATCCCTTCAGCAGAGGACCTGCAACAAACAGGTAAATGTCTACGATTCCCTTTAGTGCCTTTTATGTcttgtgaaataataaaaaatccgCCTACGTTTGTACCACCAAGACACATTCTTGTGCATTGATTTTATGTGCTTAATAAACTGACTTTGTGAAAATGTCTTTACATGCTGCTGGCAATAATATGAGCAATTTGTGAAGCACAAATTGCTCATTTTATGCACTGACTCTATTAAGAAAATCCACTCCTCAACTGTTTTCAGAATTCAATAGGCAAACTGCTGAGTACAGAATTTCTAATTCAGTGCCAGCATGGGAGCTGACTGTCTCCATTTCCATGTATATGATTAAATCTTTATGATTCTGTGTGTCTTAGTGTGCACCACAGAGTGTTTAACATGTATGAAGAGGTCTGATCCTGAAAtgtttctcttgttttattcTTACAGAGGCTGTGAATGATCCTCGCTCAGCCTTTCCCTGCAGTGGTGGAGAAAGTCATGCTCTGGCCAGACTCAAACACTATTTCTGGGACACTGTATGTACAAGATTCATTCCCAAATGTACATTACTTGCTgctaacaaaacagaaaaaaaacagtatatgTATGTTGTCTGTTTTGTAGGATGCAGTTGCGACGTACAAAGAGACTCGTAACGGCTTGATAGGGGTGGATTATTCCACTAAATTTGCACCTTGGTAAGTTTTATGGTATAATTTTATCTACCCCTCAATGCTCCGTGGAGTTTAATATTCCATGTAAGGGATTCCTATAATTATATCTCTAATGATGCGGTCTCGGCACTCTGCAGGCTGGCGATGGGTTGCATTTCACCCAGGTATATTTATGATCAGATCAAGCAGTATGAGAGCAAGcggacagccaatcagagcacatACTGGTGAGTTTGCATGGGGTACTCGATGTTGTTGCTTTTAAATGCCAAAATGTGTCTgtaatttgggaaaaaaaaacattatttttaatggaaatttaatttattctgtCACACATCATGCATTTTTTGCTCATCACTGCGATTCTACAGGGTCATTTTTGAACTTTTGTGGAGAGACTACTTCAAGTTTGTGGCTGTTAAGTATGGAAACAGAATGTTTCAGCTCAAAGGTAAAATTAGCTCTAGTTTCAATTTATTGTTAGCATTTTTGTTCAACagtaaatgaattaaaagttAATATTATTATGATTTTATCTCAGGGCTTCAAGACAAATCTGTGCCATGGAAAAAGGACATGAAGCTGTTCAATGCATGGAAAGGTTTGCTCCATCGTtcacaaaatgttattttttaatattcagcCTGTATTCTAAGAGATGCATTGAAATAGTATTCTATGTATTTGTAGCTGAATGTATGTGTAACATTGGTGCTCGCAGAGGGACGGACAGGAGTGCCTTTTGTTGATGCCAACATGAGAGAGCTGGCGATGACGGGCTTCATGTCCAACAGGGGGCGACAAAATGTTGCTAGCTTCCTCACAAAAGATCTGGGCCTTGACTGGAGGATGGGAGCGGAGTGGTTTGAATACCTTCTGGCAAGTAGTTTAGGCTCAAGGACTGTTATATAATGAATCATTCTATTGCTGAGATGAAACAAGCAGTGAGCTCAGCAGTTCAGTCATCCTATTTTTATGTTTAGATGCTGGCACTCACAAAAGTCTTGACTTCATCATTATCGTTTTTCCTCCAAAGGTTGACCATGATGTCTGCAGCAACTACGGCAACTGGCTATACAGCGCCGGTATCGGCAACGACCCCAGAGAAAACAGGAAGTTCAACATGATCAAACAAGGCCTCGACTACGACGGCAACGTATGTTTGAGAAGTTTAGTTTACTTCCCCTTTGAAATTTGTCTGGAGTTGAACTATTTGCACAACCGCACAAAACGTCTGAGTCACACTGATGGTTTTGCCGTCGTATTATGATGATGAAACCAGTGCAGATGTCAAAAAAATCCGTTTTCACTCTTTGATTTATGATTCATCACTCGTGCGTGTGCTTCAGGGTGACTATGTGCGGCAGTGGGTTCCAGAGCTGCAGGCTGTCAGAGGAGGTGATGTCCACACTCCCTGGACCCTCAGCACTGCTGCGCTGTCACATGCTCAGGTGTCTCTGGGTGACACCTACCCCACACCCATCGTCATCGCGCCCGAGTGGAGCAGACACGCTAACAAGAAACCGGTGGGTGTTTGAGAAAAGGGAAGTGAATAATGTGGCGATGCTGCcgtaatagtttttttttttttttttttttatcctttatgGCTGCAAACAAAAGTGGTGGAGTGTAAGTATTCGTGGGCTGTGTATTAGTACATTTTTGAAGGACTTGTACTTTATTTGAGTGCTTATACCTTACTTTATACGCCTACTCTACTACACTTCAGACaggtatataaatatatattgcaCTCTTTGCACTGCTACACTTACACTCACACATGTAATTACTTGCTACTCTTcagtttaatgttttatctCAACTTGAACTAACATTTTCCACAAACTTGTAAAATACAATCttgtattaaatattaataaattgcTTGTTAGGCTTTAGAagaagctcagagagacaaTTTCCCTCCAAACCCCTCAAATGCACTACAAAaagaaactcttttttttttaagccaaaagAAGTCatattattgaatattttatgaaaaaaattagaGAGAAATCCAAATGTGTTGATATAAATTTGTGTCAcagttttgctttctttctacCCTGTTAATTATCTTAAAACACCTTAAACTTATCTTGAATTGGTCACTACATTGTGCCTTCCTGCCCAAGGACGGCACATGGAAATGAACTAGTAGCAAAATCTGGCACAATGCATCTTTTCTCCTATGTGAataatgtttttgtgcatggccgctgataaataaataaaaagtaaagtaaGCACCTAGGTTAGGAATCACTGGACTAAACCTATACACATACAAGTTAGCTAAAATTAGCTTTACTTCCACCACCTGCTACAATAAAATACTAATTATGCATCAATTCCACAACATTTCCAATcaaattatttcatatttaaaaatgtcactcaCATAAACCATCTCTCTGCAAACAAATGCTTTTACACTTCTACTTCAgcattttaattgttgttttactACTGTTACTTAAGTAAAGGGCCTGAATACTTCCTTAGTATTTAAcagttataaatatatattgaaAAAAGGACATTTGAAAGACAGTGTTGCTTCTTTAAACAAtcacaaacatttgttttcctttttttcagaCTGGCATGGGGCCTTCACCAAGAGGAAAGAAAGGCCCGTCTCACACTCCCAAACAGCATCGGGACAGAGGCATCGACTTTTATTTCTCCAAAAGCAAAAACCTGTAATAATTCTTAAAGCAAACACTAAACAAACGCACAAATGGACGCTTCAGAAATTTAAAGTTAAGCTTGTCctttaaaatatctgttgtacacTGATATGGTGGTGGGAAGTTGTCTGATGAGGATTTGAGGAAATGCTTGTTCCTATTCTTGAATACTTAAACTGCTTATATACAGTTTATCAGTTCAGTACAAAAAGCTTTTCACTGACTGCTACATTTCCTGTCAAGCAGCAGGAACAGTGAAAGCTGCAATGTGGTTTTCCATTTGACACAACAGACTTGTTATAATGGCCTGTTTTTGACTGtgtctgactgtttttttttttttggtttttttttgcagttttcttctGCTCTGTTGTTTTTACTTGGTATTAAAGTTCAAATTTGTTTGTGacagttacaaaaaaaatactgaatagaAGCTTTTGTTGACGTTGTTATGAGAGTTTAGACTGCTTCCAACATCAATAATACAATTACTGTTCTAGGTTTCTAACAATAAATAGCACTAGCTGGTCTTTTTTAACCACAAAAAAGGTCATTAGgattaatattcttttttacAAGAGCGTCATGGACAAGTTGCTGTAATAGGTTACAGACATTAAACAGTTTAAATGGGGTTTACATGAAGATTTTGGTCCATTACAGTATCAGATTTATGTTTGATGACCTCTCCTGTTCTTTCAGAGAATGATTCACATGCCTGACTTCCCAAAAAATAACATGGTTAGGAATGTATAAAGATTTG
Encoded here:
- the cry-dash gene encoding cryptochrome DASH gives rise to the protein MSTSRTVICLLRNDLRLHDNELFHWAQRNAEYIVPLYCFDPRHYVGTYNYNLPKTGPFRLRFLLESIRDLRNTLLNKGSNLVVRRGKPEEVVADLIKQLGSVSSVAFHEEVTSEELNVEKKVKEVCAKMKVRVHTCWGSTLYHRDDLPFNHMSRLPDVYTQFRKAVEAQSRVRPVFPSPDKLNPLPSGLEEGAIPSAEDLQQTEAVNDPRSAFPCSGGESHALARLKHYFWDTDAVATYKETRNGLIGVDYSTKFAPWLAMGCISPRYIYDQIKQYESKRTANQSTYWVIFELLWRDYFKFVAVKYGNRMFQLKGLQDKSVPWKKDMKLFNAWKEGRTGVPFVDANMRELAMTGFMSNRGRQNVASFLTKDLGLDWRMGAEWFEYLLVDHDVCSNYGNWLYSAGIGNDPRENRKFNMIKQGLDYDGNGDYVRQWVPELQAVRGGDVHTPWTLSTAALSHAQVSLGDTYPTPIVIAPEWSRHANKKPTGMGPSPRGKKGPSHTPKQHRDRGIDFYFSKSKNL